In Pelodiscus sinensis isolate JC-2024 chromosome 2, ASM4963464v1, whole genome shotgun sequence, the following proteins share a genomic window:
- the CX3CR1 gene encoding CX3C chemokine receptor 1: MVSFIQGTLQSLIMAKAFLEVTTEFTYDEESAVCDKVNIHEFGKAFLPVFYVLVSALGLLGNLLVVFAITKGGRQKSITDIFLLNLAISDLLFVISLPFWASYVIRGWTLGNIACKIISSLYYVGFFGGMFFITVISIDRYLAIVQAVFSFKARTVSHGCVTSLGVWSVALLVSVPHFVFNQKTEEQCTSVYPDHLKKIWPIFCMAEMNVLGFLIPAFVISYCYFGIIRTLLACKNHKKTKAIKLILVVVIVFFVFWTPYNVLIFLDTLKNYELVDKCNTSMDHAMHATEALAFSHCCLNPFIYAFAGEKFRKYLHRLFLKYCSCLCFCGPCSQYQASSLTTTPESMLSSNPTQNTSDQEASAIL, from the coding sequence GCAATCACTCATCATGGCCAAAGCATTCCTGGAAGTGACGACTGAATTTACCTATGATGAAGAATCTGCCGTTTGTGACAAAGTGAACATCCATGAATTTGGGAAAGCATTTCTGCCAGTGTTCTACGTTCTTGTGTCTGCTCTTGGCCTGTTAGGGAACCTCCTGGTGGTTTTTGCCATCACGAAGGGTGGCCGACAGAAGAGCATCAcagacatttttcttttgaaCTTGGCTATCTCAGACCTTCTTTTTGTGATCTCTCTTCCTTTCTGGGCTTCCTATGTGATTCGTGGATGGACACTTGGGAACATTGCATGCAAAATCATCTCCTCGCTTTATTATGTGGGTTTCTTTGGGGGCATGTTTTTCATCACTGTCATAAGCATTGATAGATATCTGGCTATTGTGCAGGCCGTATTTTCTTTCAAAGCCAGAACAGTCAGCCATGGCTGTGTTACCTCTCTTGGGGTGTGGTCAGTGGCCCTTTTAGTCTCAGTGCCACATTTTGTGTTCAACCAGAAGACAGAGGAACAATGCACCTCTGTGTATCCTGATCACCTTAAGAAAATCTGGCCCATTTTCTGCATGGCGGAAATGAATGTTTTAGGATTCCTTATCCCAGCCTTTGTCATAAGCTATTGCTATTTTGGGATCATCAGGACATTGCTTGCCTGTAAaaaccacaaaaaaacaaaagccaTAAAACTAATTTTAGTTGTGGTGATTGTGTTTTTCGTCTTTTGGACCCCCTACAATGTATTGATTTTTCTGGACACTTTAAAAAACTATGAATTAGTTGACAAATGCAACACGTCAATGGACCATGCAATGCATGCAACTGAAGCACTAGCATTCAGTCACTGTTGTCTCAATCCATTTATCTATGCTTTTGCTGGTGAAAAATTCAGGAAGTACCTTCATCGTTTGTTTCTGAAGTACTGCTCATGCCTATGCTTCTGTGGTCCCTGCAGCCAATACCAGGCTAGCTCTCTGACTACCACTCCAGAAAGCATGCTGAGCAGCAACCCAACCCAGAACACCAGTGACCAGGAGGCCTCTGCCATTCTGTGA